A region of the Gemmobacter fulvus genome:
GGCGCGGATCCTCGTCACCCTGCTGGAAGCCAACAGCGGCAATGGCCCGACTCTATCGGACACCAAAGCGCTGTTTCATGTCGATCACGGCAACAAGGCTGGTGCTGGCGCGGTGATTTCCGATGCCACCCTGTCTGCAGCCCGGCTGGCGCTGCGCACACAGAAGGGGATCGATGGGCGCATCATCCGGGTGACGCCGAAGAACCTGCTGGTCCCGCCCGCGCTGGAAACCGTCGCCGAGAAGTGGCTGGCGACCATCGCACCCGCCACAGCAGCCGATGTGAACCCCTTCTCGGGGGCGATGTCGCTGGTGGTCGAACCCCGCCTTTCCAGTGCCACGCGCTGGTATGTGACGGCAGACCCGGGTGAGATCGACGGCCTTGAGTTTGCCTACCTGTCGGGCAACGAGGGGCCCCAGGTGGAAAGCCGGTCGGGCTGGGACGTGGACGGCGTGGAAATCAGGGTGATCCTGGACTTCGGCGCAGGCTTCATCGACCACCGCGGCTGGTTTCAGAACGCAGGCGCGTAATGGCCGACCTCGCCCAACTCACCGCCTGGCGCGATGCTCTAATGGCGGCCCGCTACCAGGGCATCCGCACCGTCGAATACGACGGCAAGCGGGTCACCTATGCGACCGACGCAGAAATGGCGGCCGCGCTGGGCGACCTCAACCGGCAAATCACCGGCACCACGGCACGCATCGCCGTGGTCCGCATCCAATCCTCGAAAGGGCTTTGACCATGAAGAACCATATTCAGAAAGGTGACGTCATCACCGTACCCGCTTCCGCAGGCGGCATCGCCTCTGGCGAGGGGGCGATCATCGGCAACATCTTCGGGATCGCCGCCTACTCTGCCGCCGTGGGCGAACCAGTCGAACTGGCCACCACTGGCGTTTATCAGCTGCCGAAAGCCACGGCTGCGGTTCTGACGGTCGGCGCACGCGTGGCGTGGGACAACACGGCCAAGAACATCAACGTGCCGGGCACTGGACGCTTCCCCGTGGGCGTTGCGACAGAGGCCGCCGGGAACGGCATCACCAGCGTCGCCGTGCGGCTGGATGGCGTGGGGACCGTGGCTGACTGACGAGTAACTTGCTCTCCGTCACTGCAAGCTGCACCCATTTTGCAATTGGTTTTTCGTCGGCACGCAGTCAGACTAGGTCCGATAAAGCGGTCGGCGGGGCGCGACTGATGACGGAGGGGCCGCATTTGGTACGTATTGTGTTCTGTGGCATTGGCTGGATGAGTCGATATCGAGGCTTGGCGGGCCAACCGGACAAAATAGTCGGCGGTGGTCGCTATGTTCGAGAGAACGAGACCGGCCACGAAGTCTGCAACTTCCTGCGTTGTGATGACGGCAACGTCTATGGCCACGTTGAGACGATCCGCGGCGAATTGGATCGTCAAATCCACGTCGAGAAATGGGGTGGCATCGCCGGGTCGTTGACCGGTGTCGACATCGTATGGATGGCCACACATCCGCAAGACGGAGGTCGGCGTGTGGTTGGCTGGTATAAAGATGCCACGATTTTTCGTGAACGACAGACCTTCGAACGCCCACCTTCCAAGCAACATCGCATCGACCACATAGACACCTACCGCACGATTGCGCTGTCAGGAAATGCCCATCTTCTCGACATTGACGAAAGAACGCTGGCCATGCCGCGTGGTCCTGGCTGGATGGGCCAAACGCAATGGTGGTCGCCACCTGATGACGCGGGCGGTCAGGTCCAAGATTTCATAGAGGAGGTTCGACATCTCCTCCTGACTCGTGCGGGCGCAAAGAAGACCGGACATGGGGATGGGGGCAGCGCCGACGCTGGCATCAAGAATAGCCCAGACACCGCCAGCGATCCGTACACACGCTACATCAAGGAAAACGAAATTCAGGTCAGTCCTCGGCACAATCAGCTGCAAGCGCAGTTTCAGGCTTTTCTTGCGACCACCGATGCGCAGGCGGTACGGGCCAATCTCGAAAGTGTGGATATTCGGTATCAGGATCCGAAACGAGGAACCGTGCTCGTAGAGTTGAAGCCATGTGACACGACGAACGTCCGCTATGCGATCCGAACAGCGATGGGACAGCTGCTCGACTATCGGCAGAGATCGAAAGGGGAAGCGGCATTGTTGATTGTGGCCGAGACGAAGCCCAACGAAGACGATCACGATCTCGCCCGCTCAAATGGCTTCGGGTTGGCCTATCCATCTGAAGGCACCTTCAACCTCATCTGGCCTTAATCGTGTGCGGTGTTTTCAGGGACGTGGACAATGAGGAGCTCGAATGAAGATCGTCGCGCTGACATCGGGCGATTTTTTGCTGGAGGAAAGGGCAGCAGCGACTGGCTTCTCATTCCCGCTCCTCGCCCTCGCGGAACGCCATGTCGGTGATCTCACGGAGGCAGGCGCGGTAGTGGTCCAGCGTTCCGACATGGCCCCAATTCAGCTCCTCGAAGCTGGATCCGAAATAGTCGGCGCTATGCGCCACCAGCCGCGCCAGCATCGCGTCAATCTCGTTCTTGGCGGCGAGGAAGGCGTCCAGGGCGGTGTCATTGGTCTTGGGCATGATGGTCCCCGAGTTGGTTACGAGGACATGACGGCTCTGGTTTGCCCGTTGGTAATGGTCAATCGAACACGGAACGTCCCGCGAGCATCCGGCATTTCTGTGTCGCATGGGTGTTGCACGGAAGAAATCGGAACTGTTGTAAGCCTTTGGAATCACGAAGAAACGTGTTGCTCTGCGTTGCAACGCAAAAAGCGCCCCGTGGAGCGCTCTGTCTTGGCCTAAGCCTTTGATATCTTGTTATATTTTTTGGTTGCGGGGACAGGATTTGAACCTGTGACCTTCAGGTTATGAGCCTGACGAGCTACCGGGCTGCTCCACCCCGCGTCCGTATCCCGAGGGCTTAGTGCTGCGATCGGGGATTTTTGTCATCGTTTTGAGAGGTTTGGGTTCTTGCTAGGTTTGGCGGTGACCTACTCTCCCACGTCTTAAGACGCAGTACCATTGGCGCGGCAGCACTTAACGGCCGAGTTCGGGAAGGGATCGGGTGTATTGCTTGCGCTATGACCACCAAACCGAGAAAGAACCCGCGCTGGATTTTCCAGCGCGTTACAACATCGTTTTGTTCCAAGTCTGTGTGCTTTTGACATGTCTCAGTAATCAGCCTTGCTGTTACTGGATCAAATCAAGCCTATCGGGCAATTAGTACCAGTCAGCTGAATGCATTGCTGCACTTACACCTCTGGCCTATCGACGTGGTGGTCTTCCACGGCCCTCAGGGAGACCTTGTTTTGAAGGGGGCTTCCCGCTTAGATGCCTTCAGCGGTTATCCTGTCCGAACATAGCTACCCAGCACTACCGTTGGCACGATAACTGGTCCACCAGTGGTTCGTTCACCCCGGTCCTCTCGTACTAGGGGCAACTCTTCTCAAGTCTCCTACACCCACGGCAGATAGGGACCGAACTGTCTCACGACGTTCTAAACCCAGCTCACGTACCTCTTTAAATGGCGAACAGCCATACCCTTGGGACCTGCTCCAGCCCCAGGATGAGATGAGCCGACATCGAGGTGCCAAACGATGCCGTCGATATGGACTCTTGGGCATCATCAGCCTGTTATCCCCAGCGTACCTTTTATCCGTTGAGCGATGGCCCTCCCACTTGGGACCACCGGATCACTATGACCGACTTTCGTCTCTGCTCGACTTGTCAGTCTTGCAGTCAGGCAGGCTTCTGCCATTGCACTCAACGACCGATTTCCGACCGGTCTGAGCCTACCTTCGCGCGCCTCCGTTACTGTTTGGGAGGCGACCGCCCCAGTCAAACTCCCCACCACGCAGGGTCCCGGATCCGGATAACGGACCGCGGTTAGATATCAAGAGTGCGAAGGGTGGTATCTCAAGGGAGGCTCCACGGGAACTGGCGTCCCCGCTTCGATGCCTACCACCTATCCTGCACATCACAATCCTGATACCAGTGCGAAGCTGGAGTAAAGGTGCATGGGGTCTTTCCGTCTAACCGCGGGAAGTGTGCATCTTGACACACAGTTCAATTTCGCTGAGTCCACATCAGAGACAGCGGGGAGATCGTTACGCCATTCGTGCAGGTCGGAACTTACCCGACAAGGAATTTCGCTACCTTAGGACCGTTATAGTTACGGCCGCCGTTTACTGGGGCTTCAATTCAGAGCTTGCACCCCTCCTTTTAACCTTCCAGCACCGGGCAGGCGTCAGACTGTATACGTCGCCTTACGGCTTCGCACAGCCCTGTGTTTTAAGTAAACAGTCGCCACCCCCTAGTTTGTGCCCCCCACCCATAGTTGCCTACAGATGGGGCCTCCTTCTCGCGAACTTACGGAGGCATTTTGCCGAGTTCCTTTGATGTGGTTCTCTCAAGCGCCTTGGTATACTCTACCAGTCCACCTGTGTCGGTTTAGGGTACGGTCTGATGAAGGGCTATTTCCAGGAACCTCTGAACGGCCCACCCAATCCGATAAGGGCAGACAATCTTTGAGATCCGTCACATCCTTCTGGCCCACGAATATTAACGTGGTTCCCATCGACTACGCCTTTCGGCCTCGCCTTAGGGGCCGGCTTACCCTGCTCAGATTAGCTTTAAGCAGGAACCCTTGGACTTACGGCGACAGGGTCTCTCACCCTGTTTGTCGCTACTCATGTCAACATTCTCGCTTCTGATCTCTCCACCGGATGCCTTACAGCCCGGCTTCACAGAAAGCACATTGCCTCCGTTATTCCCGAAGGAACAAAAGAGGCAGCGTCCTATATCACAGAACGCTCCGCTACCACGCATATTGCTATGCATCCTGAGCTTCGGCTCGTGGCTTGAGCCCCGTTACATCTTCGCCGCAGGACAGCTTATCTAGACCAGTGAGCTGTTACGCTATCTTTAAAGGATGGCTGCTTCTAAGCCAACCTCCTGGTTGTTTTGGCCGTCCCACATGCTTTCCCACTTAGCCACGAATTAGGGGCCTTAGCTGCAGGTCAGGGTTGTTTCCCTCTTCACGACGGACGTTAGCACCCGCCGTGTGTCTCCCGGATAGTACTCTTGGGTATTCGGAGTTTACTTAGACTCAGTAAGGCTGTGGGCCCCCATCATCCATGTAGTGCTCTACCCCCCAAGGTATTCGTCCGAGGCGCTACCTAAATAGCTTTCGCGGAGAACCAGCTATCTCCAGGTTTGATTGGCCTTTCACCCCTAGCCACAAGTCATCCAGACCCTTTTCAACGGGTGTTGGTTCGGACCTCCAGCACGTGTTACCGTGCCTTCATCCTGCTCATGGCTAGATCACCTGGTTTCGGGTCTAATCCAACGAACTCATGCGCCCTTTTAAGACTCGCTTTCGCTGCGCCTACACCTATCGGCTTAAGCTTGCTCGTTAGACTAAGTCGTTGACCCATTATACAAAAGGTACGCCGTCAGGACTGATGTCCCTCCGACTGCTTGTAGGCGTCCGGTTTCAGGTACTGTTTCACTCCCCTTGTCGGGGTGCTTTTCACCTTTCCCTCACGGTACTGGTTCGCTATCGGTCAGTAAGGAGTACTTAGCCTTCGGGGGTGGTCCCCCGATCTTCAGACAGGATTTCACGTGTCCCGCCCTACTTAATATGTCTTCTGAAGCTTCCTGTACGGGGCTGTCACCCTGTGTCGCTGTGCTTTCCAGCACATTCCAGTCACTTTTCGAAGCTCGGCTGGTCCGCGTTCGCTCGCCACTACTAACGGAGTCTCTCTTGATTTCCTTTCCTCCGGGTACTTAGATGTTTCAGTTCCCCGGGTTTGCTCTAAAACCCCTATGTATTCAGGATTAAAGTACCTGGTCTTGCCCACTGATGATCACTCCGCATTTGCATGCGAAGCAACAACAATGAACAGTCAGGTGGGTTCCCCCATTCGGAGATCCATGGGTCAAAGCCTATTCCCGGCTCACCATGGCTTAACGCAGGGTATCACGTCCTTCATCGCCTCTTACTGCCTAGGCATCCACCAAACGCCCTTTTCGCGCTTGATTTGATCCAGAAAGAGCAAGGCTCCGGTCACTCGCGTGACCACAGCCGTCTTTCATGTGTCAAAAGCATGTATACTTTCCCATGCGATGGTCCTTGGACCAACGCGGTTAGTGTACTAGACTTGGAACAATATTGCCTCCGGGGTCGAACCCCGTGATGATCCCATACTCGGAACCATCAGCAATATCGATGTTGTTTCTCTCTAAACGATGTCAATTCATCCTTCACAGGATGATCAGAGGCATTCGCAAATGCCACTGATGATCTTGTGAAGTGGTGGGTCGAGGAGGACTTGAACCTCCGACCTCACGCTTATCAGGCGTGCGCTCTAACCACCTGAGCTACCGACCCTAACGGTGTGAAGTCTGGCCTTACCACCCGCACCGCGCTTGCCGCGCAGAACTTGGTGGAGCCTATCGGGATCGAACCGATGACCTCCTGAATGCAAATCAGGCGCTCTCCCAGCTGAGCTAAGGCCCCGCAAGGAATGCTTTCGCATCCCGCTTGTTCTGAAGAGATATGAGGACGGCCTGACCGTATATGTGAGGCTATGACTAGCCTCTGCTAAGTGTTCCACGAGACTGGCAAGCCAGTCTGACCAGGAACATCCTTAGAAAGGAGGTGATCCAGCCGCAGGTTCCCCTACGGCTACCTTGTTACGACTTCACCCCAGTCACTGAACCCACCGTGGTCGGCTGCCTCCATTGCTGGTTGGCGCACCGCCTTCGGGTGGATCCAATTCCCATGGTGTGACGGGCGGTGTGTACAAGGCCCGGGAACGTATTCACCGCGTCATGCTGTTACGCGATTACTAGCGATTCCGACTTCATGGGGTCGAGTTGCAGACCCCAATCCGAACTGAGATGGCTTTTTGGGATTAACCCATTGTCACCACCATTGTAGCACGTGTGTAGCCCAACCCGTAAGGGCCATGAGGACTTGACGTCATCCACACCTTCCTCCGGCTTATCACCGGCAGTTTCTTTAGAGTGCCCAACTGAATGCTGGCAACTAAAGACGTGGGTTGCGCTCGTTGCCGGACTTAACCGAACATCTCACGACACGAGCTGACGACAGCCATGCAGCACCTGTGTGCAGTGTCTCTTACGAGAAAGGACCATCTCTGGAACGGTCACTGCCATGTCAAGGGTTGGTAAGGTTCTGCGCGTTGCTTCGAATTAAACCACATGCTCCACCGCTTGTGCGGGCCCCCGTCAATTCCTTTGAGTTTTAACCTTGCGGCCGTACTCCCCAGGCGGAATGCTTAATCCGTTAGGTGTGACACCGAATAGCATGCTACCCGACGTCTGGCATTCATCGTTTACGGCGTGGACTACCAGGGTATCTAATCCTGTTTGCTCCCCACGCTTTCGCACCTCAGCGTCAGTATCGAGCCAGTGAGCCGCCTTCGCCACTGGTGTTCCTCCGAATATCTACGAATTTCACCTCTACACTCGGAATTCCACTCACCTCTCTCGACCTCAAGACCAGGAGTTTCAAAGGCAGTTCCAAGGTTGAGCCCTGGGATTTCACCTCTGACTTTCTGATCCGCCTACGTGCGCTTTACGCCCAGTAATTCCGAATAACGCTAGCCCCCTCCGTATTACCGCGGCTGCTGGCACGGAGTTAGCCGGGGCTTCTTCTGTTGGTACCGTCATTATCTTCCCAACTGAAAGATCTTTACAACCCTAAGGCCTTCATCGATCACGCGGCATGGCTAGATCAGGGTTTCCCCCATTGTCTAAGATTCCCCACTGCTGCCTCCCGTAGGAGTCTGGGCCGTGTCTCAGTCCCAGTGTGGCTGATCATCCTCTCAAACCAGCTATGGATCGTCGGCTTGGTAGGCCATTACCCCACCAACTACCTAATCCAACGCGGGCCAATCCTTTGGCGATAAATCTTTCCCCCGAAGGGCACATACGGTATTACTCTCAGTTTCCCGAGGCTATTCCGTACCAAAGGGCATGTTCCCACGTGTTACTCACCCGTCCGCCACTAGCACCCGAAAGTGCCCGTTCGACTTGCATGTGTTAGGCCTGCCGCCAGCGTTCATTCTGAGCCAGGATCAAACTCTCAAGTTGAAACAGCTTGCGCTGTATCCTTGACGTCGAACCTTCGCACATCTGTCCTGAACCTAAGTTCAGAAACAATCTTCTGTCTATGTGCCAAGTTACCGAAGTAACGTGACCCACAAACAGTGAAGCTTGTCACTCTCATCATCGCCGAAGCTAGAGAGCCGATATGCGCTTGTCTGACGCCGAAACGACCAAACCGCCCACATATCTCTTCAGATATCATCAATGTCAAAGAGCACGAAGTCAAAAAAACCGACAGTGCGCCCTTCTTACAAGGCGCGCCGCCCATTCCTCAACTCCAACCACCCAAACTTCCCAGCCACCACCAGCACCTCAGCGCCGATCCCGTCCAGTCCGTTTCGGTGAGGCAGCTTCTAGGCCCACACCAAAAATCCCGCAAGAGGAAAAAGTGCATCCCGTCACATTTTCTTCGCAGCGCCCGTGCAAAGCTGTTGTTTTACTGGGCTTTGCACAAAGAATAATCTTGCAGAAGGTGCTTCGGGCGGGCGGATCTGGGCCCCCGGAGCGGCGTCCGGGGCCGCAGAGCTGCGAATCTTTGCCGGTCAGGCGGCCTGATAGGTGATACGGCCGCCACAAATCGTCAGCGCAACCTCGGTCTGGCCCAAGGCCTCTGGTGCAAGCGACTCGATATCCCCTTCGATCATCACCAGGTCCGCCGCGAGGCCCGGCACCAGCCGCCCGGTCAGGTGATCCAGATGCGCGGCCCAGGCACCGCCTGCGGTATAGGCATAAAGGCTGTCAATCAGGCTGAGCCGTTCATCGGTGCAGTCCGCCGCAAAGGGGCGCCGGGTCTGGCTCGCCTGAAGCCCGCGCATCACCGAAACATCGGTCACCGGCCAGTCCGAGGCATAGGCGACCGGCGCACCGTGATCCTTGAGGGTTTTCCACAGATAGGCATCAGGCCAACGGGCCCGGTCGAACACCGTGTCCATGGTGCCCAGCGGAAAATCCATCACACCTGGCGGATGGGGCGGCTGCACCGAGGCCGTGATCCCCAGTGCACCCAGACGCGGGATATCCGCCCGGTCGATCAGCTCGATATGTTCGATCCGGTGGCGGGCATCGCGCGGCCCGTTTGCACGCTGTGCCGCCGCATATCCGTCAATCGTCACCCGCACCGCACCATCGCCAATGGCATGAACAGCGATCTGCAACCCGCGCCGATCAATCTCGCAACAGATTTCGTTGAAGCGCTCGGGCGGGAACAGCGGCTCGGCCCGATGCCCCGGCACCCCCGGATAATCGTGCAGCATATAGGCGGTGCGGCTGTCGACCACGCCGTCCATGAACATTTTCACAAAACCGCTGCTCAGATAGTCGGTCTGAAACTCGCGTGTCATCGCCTCGGCGCGGTCCAGTTCTGACAGATCCATATGCGGCTTGAAATGGAAGGGCACCTTGACCCGCGCGGTCAGCCGCCCCTCGGCCTCCATCTCGGCCAGCAGAGCGAGGGTGTAACGGTTGCCATCCATGTTCACCACCGAGGTGATGCCATGCGCGGCACAATGGGCCAGCCCGGCGGCGATCTTGTCCTTGTCCACCGCGCGCATCGCGGCATCGGGCCAGGGTTCCGGCTCGCCCCCCGTGGCAATGCCCAGTTGCAGATGGGCCTCGCCGCCCAGTGCCAGAATCGGGCCGAAAGCCTCGAACTCGCGCAGCTCGCCCGTAGCGGTGCCATCCTGCCCCATCACCACCTCATGCCCATGTGGCATCACCGCACCATGCAGAAGCCCCGCCGCCGTCAGCGCGGCGGTATTGGCCCAGACGGTGTGATGATCGGGCGACATCATGGCAATCGGGCGATCCGCAATCACCCGGTCCAGATCGTGCCGTGTCACCGGCGCGCCCAGGATCTCATACGAGGCCCCCTGCGCCATCAACAGCGCGCTGTCGGGATGTTGCTGCGCATAGGCGGCAAAGGCGGCCTTCAGCGCATCGAAACCGTACAGCCCACCAATCTGCAACTGCACCAGCTCATTGCCGCCCAGCACCAGATGCAGATGGCTTTCCACGAACCCCGGCAGCACCGTGCGCCCGCCTGCATCAATGACCTGCGTGTCAGGCCCGGCGAGCGCGGCAATCTCGACCACCGACCCCACGGCGATGATTTTCCCTTTGGCAATCGCCACCGCCTCGGCGCGCGGGGTCGCGCTGTCCATGGTCAGCACACGGGCATTGGTCAGGATCATATCGGTCATCGGTCAGGCGTCCTTCACGTCGGGCGACAGGGTTTCGGCAATGGCGCAGAGCATTTCGAACAGGATCGACGCGCCCAGAAAGGCCGTCCCCCCCGAAGGGTCAAACGGGGGGGACACCTCGACCAGATCCGCCCCCACGATCTTGACACCGCGCAGGCCCTGCGCCGCCTGCAAGGCTTGCCAGGAATTCGGGCCGCCCACCTCGGGCGTGCCGGTGCCCGGGGCAAAGGCCGGATCCACAAAGTCGATGTCATAGCTGACATAAGTATCGCCCGTCCCGGCGATGGCCCGAGCCTCTGCCATCACATCTTCCACGCCACGGGCATGAAACTCTTCGATCGGAATCACGCGGATGCCGACGGCACGGGCGAAATCACGGTCCTCACCATCATAGGTGGTGCCGCGAATGCCGATCATGCACACCCGCTGTGGATCCAGCAAACCTTCCTCCACCGCGCGGCGGAACGGCGTGCCATGCGTGTAAAGCGTGCCGCCGAAATAGCTGTGGAACAGGTCTGTATGGCTATCGAAATGGATCATGCCCAGCGGATGATCCTGCGCCAGGGCCCGCAGGATCGGCAGGCTGCACAGATGGTCGCCCCCGGCGGTCAGCGGCACGATGCCAACGGCGCGCACCCGGCCATAAAACGCCTGCATCCGCGCCATGCTGTCCATCAGATCGGCAGGGTTCGGCGCCACATCACCCAGATCGGCGCAGCGCACCCGCTCGAACGGGCGGACCCCGGTCAGGCCGTTCTGCGCGCGCATCATGGTCGAGGCATCGCGCAATTGCCGGGGACCGTGGCGCGGGCCGGGGCGGTTGGTCGTGCCGCCATCCCAGGGCGCGCCGATCAGCCCCACCTGCACCTGCGCCAGACGCGGATCCTCCAGCGTGACATGCGGCAGGCGCATGAACGTCGGCACCCCGGCGTAGCGCGGCAGGTCAAAGCCGGAAACCGGCTGGAAAAAACGGCTGTCATCGGCGGTCATGCTGTGGCCTTTCCTTCATGCCCGGGCATCCAAGCAGCCGCCTTGCGCTTTGTCATGCCCGGAAACGACGCCCGAATGTCTCAGCCATACCGGCGGAAATCCCCACTGCCCCTTGACCAATGCCCGCCCCTGCCCCTTCTATCTGCCAAACCCGTGAACAGGACCGCACCATGACCCTCCCTGCCGAATCGCCCCGCCCCGCCGCCATGGGTGGCCGCTCCGTCATCGCACAGGATGTGCGGATCAAGGGCGACCTTGGCTCTGACGGCATCGTCGAAGTCATGGGCGAGATCGAGGGAAAGATCACCGCGCGCACCCTGGTCATTGGTGCCGAAGGTTATGTGAAGGGCGCCGTCATGGCCGAAACCGTGGATGTGCGCGGCCGGATGGATGGCCGCATCTCTTGCGTCACGCTGACCCTGCGCGCTGCGGCCCAGGTGAAGGCCGACAGCAGCTATTCCACCCTCAGCATCGAAAGCGGTGCCACGGTGGACGGACGGTTCAGCAAATCCAAGGCCTAACGCGGCGGAATCGAATAGGTCAGCCCGGCCCGCGCCACGGGCTGATCGCCACCGTCGGAATAGATCAGCACATCCGTCACCGCCAGCACCCGCCCCAGCTTCAACACGCGGGTGCGGGCCAGCAGATCGCGCCCCGCTTCGGGTTTGCGCATGAAATCCATGGCGCAATTGGTGGTCACCGCCAGCGCCACCGGCCCGATCCGCGCCAGAATGGCCAGATAGGCCGCCACATCGGCCAGCGCGAACATCGACGGCCCGGACACGGTGCCGCCGGGGCGCAAATGCCGCTCGGCCACCTTCAGCCGCACCACAAGCTCGGCCTCTGTCACCGCATCAATCGCAAAATCACCCGCCACCTGCGGGAATTGCTGCGCCAGAAACGCCGTCAGGCCCGCCGCCTGCATCACCAGTGCCATTCGCTTCCCTCCCCCGTCATTCCCCGGTAGCCTTTCGCCAAATGGGAGGAATGACAAGATGACTGACCTGCTTTTGCGCGAAGATCTTGGCCCGGTGGCGCGGCTGACGCTGAACGCCCCGACCAGCCTCAACGCCCTGTCGGATGCCATGCTTGGCACCCTGACCGAGGCCTTTGCCCGCCTTGCCACCGATAGCAGCATCCGGGTGGTGATCCTGCGCGGCGCGGGCAAGGCCTTCTGCGCCGGGCATGATCTGAAGGAAATGCAGGCCGCCCGTGCCGCCCCCGACAAGGGTGCCGC
Encoded here:
- a CDS encoding phage head-tail joining protein, with the protein product MADLAQLTAWRDALMAARYQGIRTVEYDGKRVTYATDAEMAAALGDLNRQITGTTARIAVVRIQSSKGL
- a CDS encoding DUF2190 family protein, which encodes MKNHIQKGDVITVPASAGGIASGEGAIIGNIFGIAAYSAAVGEPVELATTGVYQLPKATAAVLTVGARVAWDNTAKNINVPGTGRFPVGVATEAAGNGITSVAVRLDGVGTVAD
- a CDS encoding amidohydrolase; amino-acid sequence: MTDMILTNARVLTMDSATPRAEAVAIAKGKIIAVGSVVEIAALAGPDTQVIDAGGRTVLPGFVESHLHLVLGGNELVQLQIGGLYGFDALKAAFAAYAQQHPDSALLMAQGASYEILGAPVTRHDLDRVIADRPIAMMSPDHHTVWANTAALTAAGLLHGAVMPHGHEVVMGQDGTATGELREFEAFGPILALGGEAHLQLGIATGGEPEPWPDAAMRAVDKDKIAAGLAHCAAHGITSVVNMDGNRYTLALLAEMEAEGRLTARVKVPFHFKPHMDLSELDRAEAMTREFQTDYLSSGFVKMFMDGVVDSRTAYMLHDYPGVPGHRAEPLFPPERFNEICCEIDRRGLQIAVHAIGDGAVRVTIDGYAAAQRANGPRDARHRIEHIELIDRADIPRLGALGITASVQPPHPPGVMDFPLGTMDTVFDRARWPDAYLWKTLKDHGAPVAYASDWPVTDVSVMRGLQASQTRRPFAADCTDERLSLIDSLYAYTAGGAWAAHLDHLTGRLVPGLAADLVMIEGDIESLAPEALGQTEVALTICGGRITYQAA
- a CDS encoding agmatinase, encoding MTADDSRFFQPVSGFDLPRYAGVPTFMRLPHVTLEDPRLAQVQVGLIGAPWDGGTTNRPGPRHGPRQLRDASTMMRAQNGLTGVRPFERVRCADLGDVAPNPADLMDSMARMQAFYGRVRAVGIVPLTAGGDHLCSLPILRALAQDHPLGMIHFDSHTDLFHSYFGGTLYTHGTPFRRAVEEGLLDPQRVCMIGIRGTTYDGEDRDFARAVGIRVIPIEEFHARGVEDVMAEARAIAGTGDTYVSYDIDFVDPAFAPGTGTPEVGGPNSWQALQAAQGLRGVKIVGADLVEVSPPFDPSGGTAFLGASILFEMLCAIAETLSPDVKDA
- a CDS encoding bactofilin family protein; amino-acid sequence: MTLPAESPRPAAMGGRSVIAQDVRIKGDLGSDGIVEVMGEIEGKITARTLVIGAEGYVKGAVMAETVDVRGRMDGRISCVTLTLRAAAQVKADSSYSTLSIESGATVDGRFSKSKA
- a CDS encoding PaaI family thioesterase; the protein is MALVMQAAGLTAFLAQQFPQVAGDFAIDAVTEAELVVRLKVAERHLRPGGTVSGPSMFALADVAAYLAILARIGPVALAVTTNCAMDFMRKPEAGRDLLARTRVLKLGRVLAVTDVLIYSDGGDQPVARAGLTYSIPPR